The DNA window GCCCCAACCGCAGCCCGGCCCGCAGCCACCGAGCGGCGGGGCGCCGCCGCCGGTGAATCCGCCCGCGGCCGGTATGCCCATGCCGCGCTCGGCGGGGTCGGAGATCTACCGTATCGCCCCCGATGGCTCGCCGCGCCGCATCTGGTGGTCGGTCGAAGACATCGTCTATGCCCTGGGCTTCGATGAGCAAGGGCGGCTGCTGGCGGGCACCGGCAACAAGGGCCGGATCTATCTGGTCCAGAACGAACGCAGCTTCACCGACCTGCTGAAGGCCAGCGCCACCCAGGTGACGGCCTTCGCCAAGGCCCCGGGCGGCGGGCTGTACGCCTCCACCTCGAACCTGGGCAAGATCTTTTCCATCGGAGTGGCGCCCGAGGCGGAGGGCAGCTACGAGAGCGACGTCTTCGACGCCCGCATCTTCTCGCGCTGGGGCCGGGTCGAGAGCCGCGGCCAGGGACGCTACGAGATCGATCTGCGCAGCGGCAACGTGGACAACCCCGACCGCAACTGGAGCCCCTGGAAGCGGGTCGATCCCGAGACCGGGGAGGCCGACGTCCCCGCCGCCCGCTTCATCCAGTGGAAGGCGGTGCTGCGTCCCGCGGCTCAACCCACCGCGGTGGACAGCGTGCTGCTGAATTATCGGCCGAATAACGTGGCCCCGGTGATCGACGACGTTGCGGTGCAGGTGGGCTGGCGCTTCCAGCCCATGCCCAAGCCGCCGGAAGGCGCGCAGGGCGGGCAACGATTCGCCATGGTCCCAGCCGGGGTGCGCGACCGCGACGCGGTCTCGGTGCGCTGGGTGGCGCACGACGACAACGACGACGAGCTCGTCTATTCCCTCTACTACCGCGGCAACGGCGAGAGCCGCTGGAAGCTGCTGAAGGACAAGATCACCGATACCTACTACACGCTGGATGGCGGGCTGCTCCCCGACGGCGGCTACACCATCCGGGTGGTCGCCTCCGACGCGCCCTCGCATCCCGCCGACGAGGCGCTGAGCGACGCGCGGGAGAGCGCCCGCTTCGAGGTGGACAACACGCCGCCGCGCATCGATGACCTGCACGCCTCCGGCGAGGGCGGACAGGTGCACATCACCTTCCGCGCCCGCGACAGCTTCTCCCCCATCAGCCATGCGGAGTGCTCCATCGACGCCGGCGAGTGGCAATTCATCGAGCCGGTGGGCAAGATCTCCGATTCCCTGGTGGAGAATTACGATTTTGCGCTGCCCTTGCCCTCCAATGCGCCGCCAGCGCCAGCGTCCGGGGGGAAGAAGACTGACCGGCCCGCCGCCGAGGCGCCGGGGGAACACGTGGTGGTGGTACGGGCCTACGACCGCTTCGAGAACATGGGTGCGGCGAAGACCATCGTCACCTCAGCGCGGAAGTAGATTTCCCACACGAGCAAATTGCCTCGTGTGGGCACCCGGCGACCACCCAACTGCAGGGCTGACGCCCTGCTCCACCCGCCCGGGCTGGCTTTGGCAAAAGAAAAACGCGGCCGGATTCGGCCGGCCTTGGCTTCGGGCCGCTCGCGGGCGAGCGGGCTACAACTCCTTTCGGCCGCAGCTACAATCCTCCTGGTGAGGGGAACCCTCGAGAACATCGGTTGGCTGCTGGGATGCGTGTACTCCACCATCCCCGCCTATTGGCTGCTGGTGCACCCCTTCGCTGATCTGTGGCGCAAGCGTAAAACCTCGCTCAAGCACGTGGGATGGGTGTGGCCGCTGCTGTGGGTGGTGGCTGGCGCGGTGACGGCCCGATGGCGGCACCAGGTCCTATACCGCGAGCCATGGACCTGGATCCCGGGCGTGGCCCTGATCGCGACCGCGATGTACGTCTATTCCCGCGCCCGCCGTGACTTCTCCGATGATCAGGTGCTGGGCCGCTCCGAACTCGAGCCGGACAAGCACGAACAACGACTGGTGACCGAGGGCATCCGGGCGCGCGTCCGCCATCCTTATTATCTGGCGCACCTGTTGCACCTTTCGGGGTGGGCCCTGGGAACCGGCTCGGCGGCGGTGTGGATGCTGGAGGCATTCGCCATCGTGACCGGCGCGGTGATGCTGCCCCTGGAAGAGCGGGAACTGGTGCGCCGCTTCGGAGACGAGTACCGCGAATATCAGCGCCGCGTACCCTGCCTTTTCCCTTTCTAAGCCAGCGACTAGCGACCAGCGACTAGCGACCTATAGAATTTGAGGCGCTTAGCGGGCGTGACGCTGAGCGCAACGAAGCGGGGAGTCCGCTGCCGAAATCCCGAGCAAAGCGAGGGACCTCCAGAGCGTGAAGTTCGAACTCTTCGTAGCATCCAGATATCTGCGCGCCAAGCGCCGCCAGGCGGTTATCAGCGTCATCACCGCCATCTCCATCCTGGGGGTGGCGGCGGGCGTGGCCTCGCTCATCGTCGCCCTCGCCATCAACAACGGCTTTCGCCAGGACCTGCAGGAACGGCTGCTGGGCTCGACCGCCCACGTGCAACTGATGCGGGTGGAGAGCGACGGCATCCGCGACTGGCGCGCCCTGCTGGCGCGGCTGGAGAAGCAGCCGCACGTCACCGCAGTCTCGCCCGCCATCTATGAGCAGGTGCTGGTTTCGCGGGGGGCGCGGGCCAAGGGCGCGGTGCTGAAAGGCGTGCTCCCCGAATATGAGAACAAGGTCAGCGAGATCCTGCGCTCGGTGAAATTCGGGTCGGCGGAGGCGTTGGAAGAGAAGGCCGCGGGTGGCCCGCTCGAGGGCGAGCGGACTACAAGATCTCCTGATACCCCCGACGCGCTCTCCCGGCCGCAGCAGATGCCGCCCATCATCCTGGGCAAGGACATGGCCGACGACCTGGGCGCCACGGTCGGCTCGGTGGTGCTGGTCACCTCGCCGCAGGGCGAGCTCACGCCCTTCGGCATCGTCCCGAAATATGTGCGCTTCCGGGTGGCCGGGATCTTCAAGTCCGGTTTCTACGATTACGACACCACCTGGGCGTTCACCCGCCTCTCCGATGCGCAAAGGCTGTTCGGCCTGGGCGACGTGATCTCGGTGATCGAGCTCAAGGTGGACGACATCTACCGCGCCGCCGACATCGGGCACGACCTCGAGCGCGCCGCCGGCAAGGGCTTCATGGCCTCAAACTGGATGGAGCAGAACCGCGCCCTGTTCCGCGCCCTGAAGCTGGAGCGGGTGGTGACCTTCATCACCATCGGCTTGATCGTGCTGGTGGCGGCGCTGAACATCCTGATCTCGCTCATCATGATGGTGATGGAGAAGACCCGTGACATCGCGGTGCTGATGTCGATGGGGGCCAAGCACCGCCAGGTGCGCCGCATCTTCATCGCCCAGGGGGTGCTGATCGGGGTGATCGGCACGGTGCTGGGGCTGGCGCTGGGATATGCGCTCTCCTGGGCCGGCGGCCACTACCGGCTGGTGTCGCTCTCTCCGGAGGTGTACTCCATCGATTACGTGCCCTTCTCGCCCCGCGCGCTCGACGGGGTGATCGTGGCCGCGGTAGCGCTGGCCATCTCGTGCGTGGCCACGGTGTATCCCTCGTGGTCGGCCTCCCGCATCCTGCCCGCGGAAGCCCTGCGCTACGAGTGATTTTGCCTACCAAAATCTGGATTCTCTTCATCTGCAAAATTGTGCACATTTGCGCGCAGTCTGATGGATACTTTGGTAACCGCCCCCGAGGCTAAGTCGTTGGAACATCAGGGATGGGATGGTGTTCCAATGGGGTAGGAGGTGGCCCTTGGCGTGCACCTTGAAGAGGCGACAATTGGCTCCCGACCCATCGCAGGACGAAGTGATGTGACCTTGGAGAAGGCCACTGCATCCAATGGAAGAGACAGAGATGCTTCGGGTCGAGGGTTTGAAGAAGGTTTTCCGGTCCGGGCAGTCGGATCTGGTGCTCTTTGAAAACTTGTCCTTCCGGGTACGGAAGGGAGAGATGCTAGGTATCGTCGGTGAGTCCGGAACCGGGAAAAGCACCTTGCTGCACCTGCTCGGAGCGCTTGATAGGCCTTCCGAAGGTGACGTATACTTCGGCGCAATGAGGTTGCGGTTGCTCTCCGATGACGATGCAGCGGAGTTTCGCAACCGCGAGATCGGGTTCGTTTGGCAGTTCCATTATTTGCTTCCGGAGTTCACGGCTCTGGAGAACGTGGCCCTGCCGCTGATGCTGCGGGGAGTGGCCAGGCGGGAGTCGGGTGAGGAGGCTGCCCGCTGGTTGCGCGAAGTCGGGTTGGCCGACCGAGCACACCATCGTTCCGGGGAACTGTCGGGCGGCGAACAACAACGCGTGGCACTGGCCAGGGCCCTGGTGACTCGGCCGAAGTTGCTGATGGCGGACGAACCCACGGGCGACCTGGACGGCCGAACGGCCCACATGGTGTTTGAACTGATTTCCCGTCTACATCGCGACCACCAACTGACCTCCCTTATCGTTACGCATAACCTTGAGTTTGCCCGCCGCTGTGACCGAGTGTTACGGCTGGGGGGCGGACGTGTCGAGGAGGTCGCTCCGCAGTCGCTGCCCGCGTAGGGCGCGGCGGAGGTGGCGCAGGAAGGACGGGAATCGTCCACAGAAGTGGACGGCAGGATTGTCCGGCGCCGGACCGCGGCCCGCTCCCCAGCTACGGGCGGCGTGACGAAGGCGGCGGGCTGAAGGCTTTTAGGGAGAGGGACTATGTTCGAACGGTACACGGAGAAGGCTCGACGCGTCATCTTCTTCGCGCGCTATGAAGCAAGCCAGTTCGGCTCGCCGTACATCGAGACCGAACACTTGCTGCTGGGGCTGCTGCGCGAAGACAAGGCCCTGACCAACCGGTTCCTGCGCTCGCATGCTTCGGTGGAGTCCATCCGCAAGCAGATCGAGGGCCATACCACGATCCGCGAGAAGGTCTCCACCTCGGTCGATCTCCCTCTCTCGAACGAGTGCAAGCGGGTGCTGGCCTATGCCGCCGAGGAGGCGGAGCGGCTGGGGCACAAGCACATCGGCACCGAGCACCTGCTGCTGGGCCTGCTGCGCGAGGAGAAGTGCTTCGCCGCCGAGATCCTGCACGAGCGCGGGCTGCGCCTGTCCACCATCCGCGAAGAACTGGCGCGCACCACGCAGGAGAAAGCGCAGCCGCAGCGCAGCCGCGAATCCTCCCTGCTCAGCGAATTCAGCCGCGACCTGACCCAGGCCGCCATGGACAACCAGCTCGACCCGCTGGTGGGGCGGGAGCAGGAGCTGGAGCGGGTGGTGCAGATCCTGTGCCGGCGCACCAAGAACAATCCGGTGCTCATCGGCGAGCCCGGCACCGGCAAGACCGCCATCGTGGAAGGCCTGGCACAGCGCATCGCCGACGGCGACGTGCCCACCTTCTTGGCCGACAAGCGCATCCTGGCTCTTGACCTGTCGCTGATCGTGGCCGGCACCAAGTACCGCGGCCAGTTCGAAGAGCGCCTGAAGACCATCATGAAGGAGCTGATGGAGAACCAGAACTCCATCATCTTCATCGACGAGCTGCACACCCTGGTGGGGGCGGGCTCGGCCGAGGGCTCGCTGGACGCCGCCAACATCCTGAAGCCGGCGCTGTCGCGGGGCGAGATCCAGTGCATCGGCGCCACCACCCCGGGGGAATACCGCAAGTCGATCGAGAAAGACCGCTCCCTGGAGCGGCGCTTCCAATCGGTGAAGGTGGGGCCGCCCACGGAGGCGGAGGCGGTGAAGATCCTGAAGGGGATCAAGGACCGCTACGAGAAGTTCCACGCGGTCACCTACACCGACGAGTCGCTGGACTTCGCGGTCTACCATTCGAACCGCTACATCCCCGACCGCTTCCTGCCCGACAAGGCCATCGACCTGATCGACGAGGCGGGGGCGCGGGTGAAGCTGCGCCAGACCTCGCTGCCGGACGAGATCACCGAGGTGCAGAAGCGCATCAAGTTCATTGTCCACCGCATGGAGAACGCCATCGCGAACCACGAGTTCGAGAAGGCGCGCTTCTACTCCGACGAGGAGCGCAAGGAGCGCGAGAACCTGCGCGCCCTGCGGGAGAAGCACCATCTGGACGAATCGGCCACCGGGGTGGTCGGCCGCGAGGACATCGAAGACGTGGTCAGCCGCTGGACCGGAGTGCCGGTGAGCTCGATCAAGGAAGAAGAGACCCAGAAGCTGCTGCGCATCGAAGAGGAGCTGCACAAGCGGGTGATCTCGCAGGACAAGGCGATCATCGCGCTGGCCCGCGCTATCCGCCGCTCGCGCGCCGGCCTGAAGAACCCCAACCGGCCGGTGGGCTCGTTCCTGTTCCTCGGCCCCACCGGCGTGGGCAAGACCGAAGTGGCACGCACCCTGGCCGAGTTCCTGTTCGGCAGCGAGAAGTCGCTGATCCGCTTCGACATGTCGGAATTCATGGAGAAGCACTCGGTCAGCAAGCTGATCGGCTCGCCCCCGGGATACGTGGGCTACGAGGAAGGCGGGCAGCTCACCGAGCGGGTGAAGCGCGCTCCCTACTCGGTCGTCCTGCTGGACGAGATCGAGAAGGCGCACCCCGACGTGTTCAACATCTTGCTCCAGGTCTTTGAGGACGGCCAGTTGACCGACGGCCTGGGCAATACGGTCGACTTCAAGAACATCATCCTCATCATGACCTCGAACATCGGGGCCCGGCACCTGATCAAGCGCACCGGCCTGGGCTTCGCTTCGGAGAAGGAAGAGGTCATCTCCGACAAGGTCGAGGAGATGGTGAAGGGAGAGGTGAAGCGCACCTTCAATCCTGAATTCCTGAACCGGCTGGACGAGGTCATCCTGTTCAACGCTCTGACCGAGCAGGACCTGATCCAGATCGTGGAGCTGCTGGTCAGCCAGTTGAACAACAACCTGGCGCAGAAGCACATCACCATCACCGTGACCGAGCAGGCGCGCAAGTGGATCCTGGACAAGACCATCACCGACCGCAGCTACGGGGCGCGCCCGCTGCGCCGGGCCCTGCAGAAGTACATCGAGGACCCGCT is part of the Terriglobales bacterium genome and encodes:
- a CDS encoding isoprenylcysteine carboxylmethyltransferase family protein, translated to MRGTLENIGWLLGCVYSTIPAYWLLVHPFADLWRKRKTSLKHVGWVWPLLWVVAGAVTARWRHQVLYREPWTWIPGVALIATAMYVYSRARRDFSDDQVLGRSELEPDKHEQRLVTEGIRARVRHPYYLAHLLHLSGWALGTGSAAVWMLEAFAIVTGAVMLPLEERELVRRFGDEYREYQRRVPCLFPF
- a CDS encoding FtsX-like permease family protein; this translates as MKFELFVASRYLRAKRRQAVISVITAISILGVAAGVASLIVALAINNGFRQDLQERLLGSTAHVQLMRVESDGIRDWRALLARLEKQPHVTAVSPAIYEQVLVSRGARAKGAVLKGVLPEYENKVSEILRSVKFGSAEALEEKAAGGPLEGERTTRSPDTPDALSRPQQMPPIILGKDMADDLGATVGSVVLVTSPQGELTPFGIVPKYVRFRVAGIFKSGFYDYDTTWAFTRLSDAQRLFGLGDVISVIELKVDDIYRAADIGHDLERAAGKGFMASNWMEQNRALFRALKLERVVTFITIGLIVLVAALNILISLIMMVMEKTRDIAVLMSMGAKHRQVRRIFIAQGVLIGVIGTVLGLALGYALSWAGGHYRLVSLSPEVYSIDYVPFSPRALDGVIVAAVALAISCVATVYPSWSASRILPAEALRYE
- a CDS encoding ABC transporter ATP-binding protein, with product MEETEMLRVEGLKKVFRSGQSDLVLFENLSFRVRKGEMLGIVGESGTGKSTLLHLLGALDRPSEGDVYFGAMRLRLLSDDDAAEFRNREIGFVWQFHYLLPEFTALENVALPLMLRGVARRESGEEAARWLREVGLADRAHHRSGELSGGEQQRVALARALVTRPKLLMADEPTGDLDGRTAHMVFELISRLHRDHQLTSLIVTHNLEFARRCDRVLRLGGGRVEEVAPQSLPA
- a CDS encoding ATP-dependent Clp protease ATP-binding subunit produces the protein MFERYTEKARRVIFFARYEASQFGSPYIETEHLLLGLLREDKALTNRFLRSHASVESIRKQIEGHTTIREKVSTSVDLPLSNECKRVLAYAAEEAERLGHKHIGTEHLLLGLLREEKCFAAEILHERGLRLSTIREELARTTQEKAQPQRSRESSLLSEFSRDLTQAAMDNQLDPLVGREQELERVVQILCRRTKNNPVLIGEPGTGKTAIVEGLAQRIADGDVPTFLADKRILALDLSLIVAGTKYRGQFEERLKTIMKELMENQNSIIFIDELHTLVGAGSAEGSLDAANILKPALSRGEIQCIGATTPGEYRKSIEKDRSLERRFQSVKVGPPTEAEAVKILKGIKDRYEKFHAVTYTDESLDFAVYHSNRYIPDRFLPDKAIDLIDEAGARVKLRQTSLPDEITEVQKRIKFIVHRMENAIANHEFEKARFYSDEERKERENLRALREKHHLDESATGVVGREDIEDVVSRWTGVPVSSIKEEETQKLLRIEEELHKRVISQDKAIIALARAIRRSRAGLKNPNRPVGSFLFLGPTGVGKTEVARTLAEFLFGSEKSLIRFDMSEFMEKHSVSKLIGSPPGYVGYEEGGQLTERVKRAPYSVVLLDEIEKAHPDVFNILLQVFEDGQLTDGLGNTVDFKNIILIMTSNIGARHLIKRTGLGFASEKEEVISDKVEEMVKGEVKRTFNPEFLNRLDEVILFNALTEQDLIQIVELLVSQLNNNLAQKHITITVTEQARKWILDKTITDRSYGARPLRRALQKYIEDPLSEALIQGTISTRPAFLEVYLEGDRLFYRQVGEGEEKHEGVLLYS